Genomic segment of Parvularculales bacterium:
GGCTGTTCTGACACGGGTGATTTGACAGATTTAGAGACGGACCCAACAACATAAAGGAATCAATCATGGCAAAAGAATTCGTACCCCCCAAAGTCTGGACCTGGAAAAAAGACACGGAAGGCAATTTTGCCAATATCAACCGGCCCGTCGCCGGTGCCACTCACGACGAGGAACTGCCAACCGGCGAACACCCGTTGCAGCTTTATTCCCTCGGCACACCCAATGGTGTCAAGGTCACCATCCTGCTCGAAGAACTGCTGGCGCTGGATGAGAGCGGCGCAGAATATGATGCGTGGCTGATTAACATCGGCGAAGGCAAACAGTTCGGCAGCGGTTTTGTGGCGGTCAATCCCAACTCGAAGATTCCCGCCCTGCTGGACAGAAGTACGTCACCACCGACCCGGGTTTTCGAATCCGGCGCAATCATGATGTATCTGGCAGAAAAATTCGGACACTTTCTACCGACCGCGCAGCCGGACCGCGCCGAGTGTCTGTC
This window contains:
- the yghU gene encoding glutathione-dependent disulfide-bond oxidoreductase, whose product is MAKEFVPPKVWTWKKDTEGNFANINRPVAGATHDEELPTGEHPLQLYSLGTPNGVKVTILLEELLALDESGAEYDAWLINIGEGKQFGSGFVAVNPNSKIPALLDRSTSPPTRVFESGAIMMYLAEKFGHFLPTAQPDRAECLSWLFWQMGSAPFLGGGFGHFYAYAPTKQEYPINRYAMEVKRQADVLDRRLAENDYLCGDDYTIADMANYSWYGALVLHNIYDASEFLDVASYKNVIRWAEAMEARPAVKRGRRVNRVWGPEEKRVPERHSADDIK